A window of the Gossypium arboreum isolate Shixiya-1 chromosome 2, ASM2569848v2, whole genome shotgun sequence genome harbors these coding sequences:
- the LOC108466841 gene encoding glycosyltransferase BC10-like isoform X1, protein MQARMVAMEEGKDQASAIRTSISRTLPLRLLLFCLLFAVLAIGLSIICMYSLRFFIFQQTVAPSTFRPWFEEVHTIERWIRPPTNLWHSINDNELLWRASFVPKIKQYPFLRVPKIAFMFLTKGPLPLAPLWDRFFKGNERHCSIYVHALPSYISGYPQSSAFHRRQIPSQMVEWGKMSMCEAERRLLANALLDISNEWFILLSESCIPLYNFSVIYHYISRSNHSFMESYDDPGPYGRGRYDSRMEPEVTLGQWRKGSQWFEVDRMLAINIIEDNKYYPKFKEFCQPACYVDEHYFTTMLTIQVPHLLANRTLTWTDWSRGGAHPATFGKDDMTEAFFQKIFEGQACLYNGQPTSLCFLFARKFAPNALDPLLELAPKVFGF, encoded by the exons ATGCAGGCAAGGATGGTGGCAATGGAGGAAGGTAAAGATCAGGCATCTGCAATCAGAACAAGCATCTCCAGGACATTGCCATTGAGACTTCTCCTGTTTTGTTTGTTGTTCGCGGTGTTGGCCATTGGATTATCGATCATCTGTATGTATTCTCTTCGGTTTTTCATCTTCCAGCAAACAGTAGCACCATCCACTTTTCGCCCATGGTTTGAAGAGGTTCATACCATAGAAAGATGGATTAGGCCTCCAACAAACTTGTGGCATTCAATCAATGACAATGAACTGCTTTGGAGAGCTTCATTTGTTCCTAAAATCAAGCAATATCCCTTTTTGAGAGTCCCCAAGATTGCCTTCATGTTCTTGACTAAGGGGCCATTGCCCTTGGCTCCTCTTTGGGACAGGTTTTTCAAGGGAAATGAAAGGCATTGCTCCATATATGTCCACGCTTTGCCATCTTATATTTCTGGCTATCCTCAATCATCTGCTTTCCATAGGAGACAAATCCCAAGTCAG ATGGTGGAGTGGGGAAAGATGAGTATGTGCGAGGCTGAGAGAAGACTCCTTGCTAATGCATTGCTCGATATCTCCAATGAATGGTTTATTCTCTTATCTGAGTCTTGCATTCCTCTCTACAATTTCAGCGTAATCTATCACTACATCTCGAGATCAAACCACAGTTTTATGGAATCGTACGACGATCCCGGACCTTACGGGAGAGGCCGCTACGATTCCCGCATGGAACCGGAGGTCACACTGGGTCAATGGCGCAAAGGGTCTCAATGGTTTGAAGTTGACAGGATGCTCGCGATTAACATAATTGAGGACAACAAATATTATCCGAAGTTCAAGGAGTTTTGCCAGCCAGCTTGTTATGTGGACGAGCACTATTTCACCACAATGTTAACCATCCAAGTGCCTCATCTCTTAGCCAACCGAACCCTTACATGGACCGACTGGTCAAGGGGTGGCGCTCATCCTGCCACTTTCGGCAAGGATGATATGACTGAAGCTTTCTTTCAGAAAATCTTTGAAGGTCAAGCATGTCTTTATAATGGCCAGCCAACTTCCCTTTGTTTTCTATTTGCTAGGAAGTTTGCTCCCAATGCTTTGGATCCTTTGTTAGAGTTAGCACCCAAAGTTTTCGGGTTTTGA
- the LOC108466841 gene encoding glycosyltransferase BC10-like isoform X2: MQARMVAMEEGKDQASAIRTSISRTLPLRLLLFCLLFAVLAIGLSIICMYSLRFFIFQQTVAPSTFRPWFEEVHTIERWIRPPTNLWHSINDNELLWRASFVPKIKQYPFLRVPKIAFMFLTKGPLPLAPLWDRFFKGNERHCSIYVHALPSYISGYPQSSAFHRRQIPSQMVEWGKMSMCEAERRLLANALLDISNECFMESYDDPGPYGRGRYDSRMEPEVTLGQWRKGSQWFEVDRMLAINIIEDNKYYPKFKEFCQPACYVDEHYFTTMLTIQVPHLLANRTLTWTDWSRGGAHPATFGKDDMTEAFFQKIFEGQACLYNGQPTSLCFLFARKFAPNALDPLLELAPKVFGF; the protein is encoded by the exons ATGCAGGCAAGGATGGTGGCAATGGAGGAAGGTAAAGATCAGGCATCTGCAATCAGAACAAGCATCTCCAGGACATTGCCATTGAGACTTCTCCTGTTTTGTTTGTTGTTCGCGGTGTTGGCCATTGGATTATCGATCATCTGTATGTATTCTCTTCGGTTTTTCATCTTCCAGCAAACAGTAGCACCATCCACTTTTCGCCCATGGTTTGAAGAGGTTCATACCATAGAAAGATGGATTAGGCCTCCAACAAACTTGTGGCATTCAATCAATGACAATGAACTGCTTTGGAGAGCTTCATTTGTTCCTAAAATCAAGCAATATCCCTTTTTGAGAGTCCCCAAGATTGCCTTCATGTTCTTGACTAAGGGGCCATTGCCCTTGGCTCCTCTTTGGGACAGGTTTTTCAAGGGAAATGAAAGGCATTGCTCCATATATGTCCACGCTTTGCCATCTTATATTTCTGGCTATCCTCAATCATCTGCTTTCCATAGGAGACAAATCCCAAGTCAG ATGGTGGAGTGGGGAAAGATGAGTATGTGCGAGGCTGAGAGAAGACTCCTTGCTAATGCATTGCTCGATATCTCCAATGAATG TTTTATGGAATCGTACGACGATCCCGGACCTTACGGGAGAGGCCGCTACGATTCCCGCATGGAACCGGAGGTCACACTGGGTCAATGGCGCAAAGGGTCTCAATGGTTTGAAGTTGACAGGATGCTCGCGATTAACATAATTGAGGACAACAAATATTATCCGAAGTTCAAGGAGTTTTGCCAGCCAGCTTGTTATGTGGACGAGCACTATTTCACCACAATGTTAACCATCCAAGTGCCTCATCTCTTAGCCAACCGAACCCTTACATGGACCGACTGGTCAAGGGGTGGCGCTCATCCTGCCACTTTCGGCAAGGATGATATGACTGAAGCTTTCTTTCAGAAAATCTTTGAAGGTCAAGCATGTCTTTATAATGGCCAGCCAACTTCCCTTTGTTTTCTATTTGCTAGGAAGTTTGCTCCCAATGCTTTGGATCCTTTGTTAGAGTTAGCACCCAAAGTTTTCGGGTTTTGA